Proteins co-encoded in one Rhodospirillales bacterium genomic window:
- a CDS encoding lysine-2,3-aminomutase-like protein: protein MNTFAPMVSPWPELISAETHALIDAGDPADPIARQYVASPDELSRGPEERADPIGDKAHSPVPGLVHRHADRVLLMPTEACAVHCRFCFRRELLGEPRTLSDAEIDEALSYVRARPGIREVILTGGDPLVLSPARLKRLVGLLDAIPHLATIRVHSRVPVAAPLRVTPELVAACRAAKAFFLAVHCNHPRELTLDAAAACRRFIDAGIPVLAQTVLLRGVNDDADTLAALMEALVALRIKPYYLHQCDLASGTAHFRVPVAEGRALMAELRRRVSGLALPTYVLDIPGGHGKVPIEETYGPDERGRVRDATGRLHPYPPA from the coding sequence ATGAACACGTTCGCGCCGATGGTTTCGCCGTGGCCCGAGTTGATCTCGGCGGAGACACACGCGCTGATTGATGCGGGCGATCCGGCGGACCCGATCGCGCGCCAGTACGTCGCGTCCCCCGACGAGCTTAGCCGAGGGCCGGAAGAAAGAGCAGACCCGATCGGCGACAAGGCCCATTCGCCCGTGCCCGGCCTGGTGCATCGCCACGCCGACCGGGTGCTGTTGATGCCGACCGAGGCGTGCGCGGTCCATTGCCGCTTTTGCTTCCGGCGCGAACTGTTGGGCGAGCCGCGCACCCTGAGCGACGCGGAAATCGACGAAGCGCTTTCCTACGTGCGCGCCCGGCCCGGAATCCGCGAAGTGATCCTCACTGGCGGCGATCCGCTGGTGCTGTCGCCCGCGCGCCTTAAGCGCCTCGTCGGCCTGCTCGACGCCATCCCGCACCTCGCCACCATCCGCGTCCACAGCCGCGTGCCCGTCGCCGCGCCCCTGCGCGTGACGCCCGAACTGGTCGCCGCGTGCCGCGCGGCGAAGGCGTTCTTTCTCGCCGTCCATTGCAACCACCCGCGCGAATTGACGCTTGATGCCGCCGCCGCCTGCCGCCGGTTCATCGACGCCGGGATTCCGGTGCTGGCGCAGACCGTTCTCTTGCGCGGCGTCAACGACGACGCCGACACCCTGGCCGCCCTGATGGAGGCGCTGGTGGCGCTCCGCATCAAGCCCTACTACCTGCACCAGTGCGACCTCGCTTCCGGCACCGCGCACTTCCGCGTGCCGGTCGCCGAGGGCCGCGCCCTGATGGCGGAGTTGCGCCGCCGGGTGTCGGGGCTCGCGCTGCCGACCTACGTTCTCGACATCCCCGGCGGGCACGGCAAGGTGCCGATCGAGGAGACGTACGGTCCGGACGAGCGCGGCCGGGTGCGGGACGCCACGGGGCGCCTTCATCCCTATCCGCCCGCGTGA
- the efp gene encoding elongation factor P, whose product MKIQANTIRPGNVIEHEGKQWSVLKIQLIQPGKGGAFIQVEMRDVLGGTKTNVRWRTQDTVEKLSVDEREYSYLYADGDMLTFMDSESYEQTTLSKDMLGERCAFLQENMPVTMDLIEGKPVAVHLPQTVTLEVTEADPVVKGQTAASSYKPAQLANGVRIMVPPFIEAGTRVVVNTEDGSYVERAKD is encoded by the coding sequence ATGAAAATCCAAGCCAACACCATCCGCCCCGGCAACGTCATCGAGCACGAGGGCAAGCAGTGGTCGGTCCTCAAGATCCAGCTGATCCAGCCGGGCAAGGGCGGCGCCTTCATCCAGGTCGAGATGCGCGACGTCCTCGGCGGCACCAAGACCAACGTGCGCTGGCGCACCCAGGACACGGTCGAGAAGCTTTCGGTCGACGAACGCGAGTATTCGTACCTCTATGCCGACGGCGACATGCTGACCTTCATGGACAGCGAGAGCTACGAGCAGACCACGCTCTCCAAGGACATGCTCGGCGAACGGTGCGCGTTCCTGCAGGAGAACATGCCGGTGACCATGGACCTGATCGAAGGGAAGCCGGTCGCCGTCCACCTGCCGCAGACCGTGACGCTGGAAGTGACCGAGGCCGATCCGGTGGTCAAGGGCCAGACCGCGGCGTCGTCCTACAAGCCCGCCCAGCTCGCCAACGGCGTGCGCATCATGGTGCCGCCGTTCATCGAGGCCGGCACCCGCGTCGTCGTCAACACCGAGGACGGCTCCTACGTCGAGCGCGCCAAGGACTGA
- a CDS encoding inositol monophosphatase: MTTQSALITVMVAAARKAGRALTRDFGELENLQVSQKSQSDFVSAADHRAERVARTELARARPRYGFLMEESGATAGADTSNRWIVDPLDGTTNFLHGIPHFAVSIALERDADLVAGVVYNPISDELYWAEKGKGAFLNGRRLRVSGRRAMAPALFATGIPFAGHRDHKLFLRQLEKVMAVAAGVRRFGSAALDLAYVAAGRYDGFWETGLSPWDMAAGIVLVREAGGFVSDLDGGPAMMASGDILAANDSLHEPLGRLLRDCR, translated from the coding sequence ATGACCACCCAATCGGCCCTGATCACCGTGATGGTCGCCGCCGCCCGCAAGGCGGGCCGCGCGCTGACGCGCGATTTCGGCGAGCTCGAAAACCTCCAGGTTTCGCAAAAGAGCCAGTCCGATTTCGTTTCCGCCGCCGACCACCGCGCCGAGCGGGTGGCGCGCACGGAACTCGCCCGCGCGCGGCCGCGCTACGGATTCCTGATGGAGGAATCGGGCGCGACCGCCGGCGCCGACACCTCGAACCGCTGGATCGTCGATCCGCTCGACGGCACCACCAATTTCCTGCACGGCATTCCGCACTTCGCGGTCTCGATCGCGCTCGAGCGCGACGCCGACCTGGTCGCGGGCGTCGTCTACAACCCGATTTCGGACGAACTCTATTGGGCGGAAAAGGGCAAAGGCGCGTTCCTCAACGGCCGCCGCCTTCGGGTGTCGGGGCGCAGAGCCATGGCCCCCGCCCTGTTCGCGACCGGGATCCCGTTTGCCGGACACCGCGACCACAAGCTGTTCCTCAGACAACTGGAAAAGGTGATGGCGGTGGCGGCCGGGGTCCGGCGGTTCGGCTCCGCCGCCCTCGATCTCGCCTATGTCGCCGCCGGCCGCTACGATGGCTTCTGGGAAACGGGACTTTCGCCGTGGGACATGGCGGCCGGCATCGTGCTGGTGCGGGAGGCGGGCGGCTTCGTCAGCGACCTCGACGGCGGGCCCGCGATGATGGCGAGCGGCGACATTCTCGCCGCCAACGATTCGCTCCACGAACCCCTGGGCCGGTTGCTGCGCGATTGCCGCTAG